A DNA window from Christiangramia salexigens contains the following coding sequences:
- a CDS encoding cupin domain-containing protein encodes MDKVLKTWVVGHKVSKQNTSGDYDLVFGETEAGVPGPPPHFHKGYHESFVITDGEMDFIINGELRTVRQGESVDLPPNTTHTFKNSGDRTCKWVNVHSPKGFGAFFDKYGISEEEADAKSRSVSPEIIQDLLESAAGFDMHIVAEKKAAGVK; translated from the coding sequence ATGGATAAGGTATTAAAAACGTGGGTAGTAGGTCATAAAGTTTCCAAGCAAAATACATCGGGAGACTATGATCTGGTATTCGGAGAAACCGAGGCAGGTGTGCCGGGGCCACCACCTCACTTTCATAAAGGCTATCACGAGTCTTTTGTAATTACTGACGGGGAAATGGATTTCATTATTAATGGGGAATTAAGGACGGTTCGTCAGGGGGAATCAGTAGATCTACCACCAAATACGACTCATACTTTTAAAAATTCCGGCGATAGGACCTGTAAATGGGTCAATGTACATAGTCCTAAAGGTTTTGGAGCTTTTTTCGATAAATATGGAATTTCAGAAGAGGAGGCAGATGCCAAATCCAGATCGGTTTCTCCTGAAATAATTCAGGATCTGCTGGAAAGTGCTGCCGGGTTTGATATGCATATAGTTGCTGAGAAAAAAGCCGCGGGTGTTAAATAA
- a CDS encoding energy transducer TonB, which produces MKNLLLLGLAIVISAPLFSQNFSINEVDEPPRLKNSCENDSSISCFESSLFIYVNKNIDIMNLVKGKGGTAYAQFIITPDGDVTDIKLRSNSNPLQKEAERLVKKLKFTKPAVKDGQEVAVKYTLPVKFQKKTYDGYDEYFQNKESEMDFASLTDVAQVPEIGNCKADAKCLQTTFKDNFAKRLEDMNFNKNEIKNLKFTFVVTKNAEIKNILVMVPNKRLEKATKSILNNLKVHYPALDEDGQPMGVRLVYKFETT; this is translated from the coding sequence ATGAAAAATTTACTATTACTGGGCTTAGCCATAGTCATTTCTGCGCCCTTATTTTCCCAAAATTTTTCGATCAATGAAGTGGACGAGCCTCCCAGATTAAAAAATTCCTGTGAAAATGATTCCTCAATTTCCTGTTTTGAAAGCTCTCTTTTTATATATGTAAATAAAAATATAGATATAATGAATCTGGTTAAGGGTAAAGGAGGAACAGCCTATGCGCAGTTTATTATCACACCGGATGGGGATGTAACCGATATAAAATTGAGATCTAATTCCAATCCACTTCAGAAAGAAGCAGAAAGACTGGTTAAAAAATTGAAATTCACGAAGCCTGCAGTAAAGGATGGTCAAGAAGTTGCAGTAAAATACACCCTACCTGTAAAATTTCAGAAAAAAACCTATGACGGTTATGATGAATACTTTCAGAATAAGGAGAGCGAAATGGATTTTGCATCTCTAACCGATGTCGCTCAGGTTCCGGAAATAGGAAATTGCAAGGCAGATGCGAAATGTTTGCAAACAACCTTTAAAGACAATTTCGCGAAACGTCTGGAAGACATGAACTTCAATAAGAATGAGATCAAAAATCTTAAATTCACCTTTGTAGTTACGAAAAATGCTGAAATAAAAAATATTCTTGTGATGGTTCCAAATAAGCGTCTTGAGAAAGCCACAAAATCTATTCTTAATAACCTCAAGGTTCATTACCCTGCCTTAGATGAAGATGGACAACCCATGGGTGTTAGGCTTGTTTATAAATTTGAAACTACCTAA
- the queG gene encoding tRNA epoxyqueuosine(34) reductase QueG: MNTRAKYTEFIKAEAKRLGFLSCGISKAGFLEEEAPRLESWLNDNMHGEMRYMENYFDKRLDPTKLVPGSKSVISLLLNYYPHELQNEDSYKISKYAYGKDYHFVIKDKLKHLLTSLQDEIGDFHGRAFVDSAPVLDKAWAAKSGLGWIGKHSNLLSKKTGSFYFIAELIVDLDLEYDTPVTDHCGSCTACIDACPTNAIVEPYKVDGSKCISYFTIELKDDLPPSFKDKFDEWMFGCDVCQDVCPWNRFSKPHNEPLFDPHPQLLENDKKDWEEITRETFNEIFRKSAVKRTKYEGLKRNISFLKKD, encoded by the coding sequence ATGAATACCAGGGCGAAATACACCGAATTTATAAAAGCCGAAGCCAAACGCCTCGGCTTCCTTTCTTGTGGGATCTCCAAAGCCGGATTTCTGGAAGAGGAAGCTCCGAGGCTCGAGAGCTGGTTGAATGATAATATGCATGGGGAAATGCGCTATATGGAGAATTACTTCGATAAGCGTCTGGATCCTACAAAACTCGTTCCCGGCTCCAAAAGCGTTATTTCTTTACTACTGAATTACTATCCGCATGAATTGCAAAATGAAGATTCATATAAGATCAGTAAATATGCTTATGGCAAAGATTACCATTTTGTTATAAAAGATAAGCTGAAGCATTTGCTTACCAGCCTTCAGGATGAAATAGGTGATTTCCACGGGCGGGCTTTCGTAGATTCTGCTCCGGTACTTGATAAGGCCTGGGCGGCTAAAAGCGGTTTAGGATGGATTGGGAAACACTCCAATCTGCTTTCTAAAAAGACCGGATCCTTCTATTTTATCGCCGAGCTTATCGTAGATCTTGATCTGGAATATGATACTCCGGTAACTGACCATTGTGGAAGCTGTACTGCTTGTATTGATGCCTGTCCTACCAATGCGATAGTAGAGCCTTATAAAGTAGATGGCAGTAAATGTATTTCCTATTTTACCATCGAGCTTAAAGATGACCTTCCTCCATCTTTTAAGGACAAATTCGATGAGTGGATGTTTGGTTGTGATGTTTGTCAGGATGTATGCCCCTGGAATCGTTTTTCAAAACCTCATAATGAACCTTTGTTTGATCCACATCCACAATTGCTGGAGAATGACAAAAAGGACTGGGAGGAGATCACTCGCGAGACCTTCAATGAGATCTTTAGAAAATCTGCGGTGAAAAGAACAAAGTATGAAGGACTTAAAAGAAATATTAGCTTCCTGAAAAAAGATTAG
- a CDS encoding cytochrome P450, with the protein MGESRKIPEVPLFRFLKHSANILKNPLPFHHRNFEEKGDTFRLKIGYGTSVIFSRDAGLAEYVLQKNQKNYIKSEIQTKDLAKYVGKGLLTSDGEHWKKQRKLIQPAFHKKQLANLLNSIKEAIHAEYQKIETDKEVDIFPVFNDLAFQTVVKSLFSSAANQEEINRLQYITEAAQKMLVKELRQPYLGWWFKMSGKIDKYLDLTNEARLILKRIVAKRRNSEERYDDLLDMLLDARYEDGEFMDEEQLIDEILILFTAGHETTSNALTFTTELLALHPEWQEKIFKEVSELKKKDEDLMSLVTGAKYTQQVLEEAMRLYPPAYFIDRVNVERDEFEGKEFKAGSSLLFSIYEIHRHPALWDRPDDFLPERFEEGGRQYSSQYFPFGAGPRKCIGNNFAMFEMIIAIGELVSRFKITHISGAIDIKPLITLKPKNAILKFKKR; encoded by the coding sequence ATGGGGGAATCCCGAAAAATTCCTGAAGTGCCATTGTTTCGGTTCTTAAAACATTCTGCCAATATTTTAAAGAATCCTCTGCCTTTTCATCATCGAAATTTCGAGGAAAAAGGAGATACCTTCAGATTAAAGATCGGCTATGGAACTTCTGTGATCTTTTCCCGGGATGCCGGACTTGCTGAATATGTGCTTCAGAAGAATCAGAAAAACTATATCAAGTCTGAAATTCAAACTAAAGATCTTGCAAAATATGTTGGTAAAGGTCTGCTGACTTCCGATGGTGAACATTGGAAAAAACAACGCAAACTTATTCAGCCTGCATTTCATAAAAAGCAACTGGCGAATCTGCTAAATTCTATCAAAGAAGCCATACATGCCGAATATCAAAAAATAGAAACAGATAAAGAGGTTGATATCTTCCCTGTCTTTAATGATCTGGCCTTTCAAACCGTGGTAAAATCACTTTTTAGCAGTGCCGCGAATCAGGAGGAGATCAATCGGCTGCAGTATATTACAGAGGCTGCACAAAAAATGCTGGTAAAGGAACTCCGCCAACCTTACCTGGGCTGGTGGTTTAAAATGAGCGGTAAGATCGATAAATACCTTGACCTTACTAATGAAGCAAGACTTATTTTAAAAAGGATCGTCGCCAAGAGGAGAAATTCAGAAGAAAGATATGACGATCTTTTGGATATGCTTCTGGATGCGAGATATGAGGATGGTGAATTCATGGATGAAGAGCAACTTATAGATGAGATCCTGATACTTTTTACTGCTGGTCATGAAACCACCTCGAATGCACTTACCTTCACTACCGAATTGCTTGCCTTGCATCCGGAGTGGCAGGAGAAGATCTTTAAGGAGGTTAGTGAGTTAAAGAAGAAAGATGAAGACCTTATGAGTCTAGTTACCGGGGCTAAATATACGCAGCAGGTTCTTGAAGAGGCCATGCGTCTTTATCCACCCGCGTATTTTATTGATAGGGTAAACGTGGAAAGGGATGAATTTGAAGGAAAAGAATTTAAGGCTGGTTCCAGTCTGTTGTTCTCTATTTATGAAATTCACCGTCACCCGGCACTTTGGGATAGACCAGATGATTTTCTTCCGGAACGTTTTGAGGAAGGTGGCAGACAATATTCCTCTCAATATTTTCCATTTGGAGCGGGTCCCAGAAAATGTATAGGTAATAATTTTGCCATGTTCGAGATGATCATTGCCATAGGTGAGCTGGTTTCCAGATTCAAAATAACTCATATTTCCGGCGCTATAGATATAAAACCTCTTATCACCTTGAAGCCAAAAAATGCAATCCTGAAGTTTAAGAAAAGGTAA
- a CDS encoding TetR/AcrR family transcriptional regulator — translation MSKKYIQGGRTEQKLQTRHRILQGAQSLLAKGGDFTLEDVAKEVDISRATIYRYFSNIDVLAAEAGLDFNTKSSEEIYQKIQDLELTEAILAIQKYYNDLAKEQEAGFRKFLSATLALPENQKTRGGRRVNTLNLLFEERGVKISKKDRENIINIATVLMGIEPLISSKDVCGLNNEKSGELLKWGLDHILKSVFKKE, via the coding sequence ATGAGCAAGAAATATATTCAAGGCGGAAGAACAGAACAAAAATTGCAGACCCGGCATAGAATTCTCCAGGGAGCCCAAAGTTTACTTGCAAAGGGGGGCGATTTTACACTGGAAGATGTAGCCAAAGAAGTAGACATTTCCAGAGCTACCATTTATCGGTATTTTTCCAATATAGATGTATTAGCAGCCGAAGCAGGTTTGGATTTTAACACTAAATCTTCTGAGGAAATTTACCAGAAAATACAGGACCTGGAGTTAACTGAGGCCATCCTGGCTATTCAAAAATATTATAATGATCTCGCAAAAGAACAGGAAGCCGGCTTCAGAAAATTTTTGAGCGCTACCCTTGCCCTTCCTGAAAATCAAAAAACACGAGGCGGACGCCGGGTAAACACTTTAAATCTCCTGTTTGAAGAAAGGGGAGTTAAGATTTCAAAAAAGGACAGGGAAAACATTATTAATATTGCTACAGTCCTAATGGGAATCGAGCCACTTATTTCCTCAAAAGATGTATGCGGATTAAACAACGAGAAATCCGGGGAACTTTTAAAATGGGGATTGGATCACATTTTAAAATCTGTTTTTAAAAAGGAGTAA
- a CDS encoding NADP-dependent malic enzyme gives MSNTSRKRREALVYHAKPKPGKIEVVPTKKYATQRDLSLAYSPGVAEPCLEIEKDKENAYKYTTKGNLVAVISNGTAVLGLGDIGPEASKPVMEGKGLLFKIFADIDVFDIEVDTKDVDKFIETVKNIAPTFGGINLEDIKAPEAFEIEQRLKAELDIPVMHDDQHGTAIISAAALLNAVELAKKKMNKVKIVVSGAGAAAVSCTKLYKSFGAKAENIVMLDSKGVIRKDRDNLSEEKKEFATSRKIDTLEQAMKDADVFVGLSIADIVTPEMLKSMAKRPIVFAMANPNPEINYDLAMKTRKDIIMATGRSDHPNQVNNVLGFPFIFRGALDVRASKINEEMKKAAVKALAELAKEAVPEQVNIAYGETRLNFGPDYIIPKPFDPRLIAKVPPAVAKAAMESGVARQDITDWQKYEDELLERMGNENKITRLLINRAKTNPKRIVFAEADHLDVLKAAQIVNDEGIGIPILLGRREVIKELMEEIDFDADVAIIDPKSDEEEEHLKAYAYKYWETRHRNGVTKYDAEKLMRERNYFAAMMVNEGDADALLSGYSRAYPTVVKPMLELIGMAKGVSRVAATNVMNTSRGPLFISDTSINIDPPAKDLAKIAQMTARTVQLFGMEPVIAMVSYANFGSSKDPKAKKVKEAVSYLHRFHPELSVDGELQADFALNREMLQNKFPFSKLAGKKVNTLIYPDLDSANSTYKLIKELNNVDSIGPIMMGMKRPVHILQLGASVEEMVNMAAVAVVDAQEKEKKMKK, from the coding sequence ATGAGTAATACTTCCAGAAAGAGAAGAGAGGCTTTGGTTTATCACGCTAAACCTAAGCCGGGAAAAATTGAAGTTGTACCTACAAAAAAATATGCTACGCAAAGGGATCTTTCTCTGGCATATTCCCCCGGTGTTGCTGAACCTTGTCTTGAAATTGAGAAGGATAAAGAGAACGCCTATAAATATACCACCAAAGGAAATCTTGTTGCTGTAATTTCCAACGGAACCGCTGTTTTAGGCCTTGGCGATATAGGTCCCGAAGCCTCTAAACCGGTTATGGAAGGTAAAGGTCTATTGTTCAAGATCTTTGCAGATATAGATGTCTTTGATATTGAGGTAGACACGAAAGATGTAGATAAGTTTATTGAAACTGTAAAGAATATTGCACCAACTTTTGGAGGTATAAATCTGGAAGATATTAAAGCTCCTGAAGCCTTTGAGATCGAACAGCGTTTAAAAGCTGAACTCGATATTCCGGTTATGCACGATGATCAGCACGGTACGGCAATTATTTCGGCAGCTGCTTTACTGAATGCAGTGGAGCTTGCTAAGAAAAAGATGAATAAAGTTAAAATCGTGGTTAGTGGTGCCGGTGCTGCAGCCGTTTCTTGTACCAAACTATATAAATCTTTTGGTGCTAAGGCTGAAAATATCGTCATGCTGGATAGCAAAGGTGTGATTAGAAAAGATCGCGATAACCTATCTGAAGAAAAGAAAGAATTTGCTACTTCAAGAAAGATCGATACCCTCGAACAGGCGATGAAGGATGCCGATGTTTTCGTTGGTCTTTCTATTGCAGATATCGTTACTCCCGAAATGTTGAAGAGCATGGCTAAGCGACCAATCGTTTTCGCTATGGCCAACCCAAATCCTGAGATCAATTACGACCTGGCGATGAAGACCAGGAAAGATATCATCATGGCTACGGGAAGAAGTGATCATCCTAACCAGGTGAACAATGTACTTGGATTTCCTTTTATCTTCCGCGGGGCACTGGATGTTAGAGCTTCCAAGATCAATGAGGAGATGAAGAAGGCCGCCGTTAAGGCCCTGGCAGAACTTGCAAAAGAAGCCGTGCCGGAGCAGGTAAATATCGCTTATGGCGAGACCCGTCTTAACTTTGGTCCCGATTATATTATTCCAAAACCTTTTGACCCACGACTTATAGCCAAAGTGCCTCCAGCAGTTGCAAAGGCTGCCATGGAAAGCGGTGTGGCTAGACAGGATATTACCGATTGGCAGAAATATGAAGATGAGTTGTTGGAGAGAATGGGTAATGAAAATAAGATTACCCGTCTGCTTATAAACAGGGCAAAAACCAACCCAAAAAGGATCGTATTTGCCGAGGCAGATCACCTAGACGTGTTAAAGGCGGCTCAGATCGTAAATGATGAAGGTATAGGGATTCCTATTTTATTAGGAAGAAGAGAGGTGATCAAGGAATTGATGGAAGAAATCGATTTTGATGCCGATGTTGCCATCATAGATCCTAAATCTGACGAAGAAGAGGAACATCTTAAAGCTTATGCCTATAAATATTGGGAAACCCGTCATCGTAACGGGGTAACCAAATATGATGCAGAGAAATTAATGCGTGAACGCAATTATTTTGCAGCCATGATGGTGAATGAGGGTGATGCAGATGCTCTGCTTTCTGGATATTCGAGAGCCTATCCAACCGTTGTAAAACCTATGCTGGAGCTTATAGGAATGGCTAAGGGCGTTTCTCGGGTTGCGGCTACCAATGTTATGAATACCTCAAGAGGTCCGCTATTTATTAGTGATACTTCGATAAATATAGATCCTCCGGCAAAAGATCTTGCGAAAATTGCACAAATGACCGCACGTACAGTTCAGTTATTTGGAATGGAGCCGGTTATCGCCATGGTGTCTTATGCAAACTTTGGTTCGTCCAAAGATCCAAAAGCTAAAAAGGTTAAAGAGGCTGTGTCTTACCTGCATAGATTCCACCCGGAGTTAAGTGTGGATGGAGAACTACAGGCAGACTTTGCGTTGAATCGCGAAATGCTTCAAAATAAATTCCCATTCTCTAAACTTGCAGGGAAGAAGGTGAATACATTAATTTATCCAGATCTGGATTCGGCCAACAGTACTTATAAACTCATCAAAGAGCTTAATAATGTAGACTCTATTGGGCCTATAATGATGGGAATGAAGAGGCCTGTTCATATCCTGCAATTAGGAGCAAGCGTTGAGGAAATGGTAAATATGGCTGCTGTAGCAGTGGTCGATGCACAGGAGAAAGAGAAAAAAATGAAGAAATAA
- the ruvA gene encoding Holliday junction branch migration protein RuvA, translating into MIHHLKGQLIEKNPTYVVIDCNGIGYSVNISLHTYSLLPDSEAVNLYTYLHVKEDSHTLYGFSEKSEREIFKLLISVSGVGTSTARMMLSSLQPREVTEAIAGGDVPTIQSVKGIGAKTAQRVILDLKDKVLKVMGDDEVFVSQNNTNKEEALSALEILGYNRRQAGKVVEKILKEDPDSSVESIIKLALKKL; encoded by the coding sequence ATGATTCATCATTTAAAAGGCCAGCTTATTGAAAAAAATCCTACTTATGTGGTCATAGACTGCAATGGGATTGGCTATTCTGTTAATATTTCACTGCATACTTATTCGCTTCTTCCAGATTCTGAAGCGGTGAATCTGTATACTTATCTTCATGTTAAGGAGGATTCTCATACCCTATACGGGTTTTCGGAGAAGTCTGAGAGGGAAATATTCAAATTGCTTATTTCAGTTTCTGGTGTTGGGACCAGCACTGCGAGAATGATGTTATCTTCCCTACAACCAAGGGAGGTTACAGAAGCAATTGCCGGAGGTGATGTTCCAACTATACAAAGCGTGAAGGGAATAGGAGCAAAAACAGCTCAACGTGTGATTCTGGATCTGAAAGACAAGGTTCTAAAGGTGATGGGTGATGATGAAGTTTTCGTGTCTCAAAACAATACTAACAAGGAAGAAGCGTTATCAGCATTAGAGATCCTCGGTTATAACCGTCGCCAGGCCGGCAAGGTTGTCGAAAAAATCCTTAAAGAGGATCCGGACTCAAGCGTGGAATCCATAATAAAACTGGCTCTAAAAAAGCTGTAA